The proteins below are encoded in one region of Ostrea edulis chromosome 3, xbOstEdul1.1, whole genome shotgun sequence:
- the LOC125674940 gene encoding uncharacterized protein LOC125674940 — MFITAVLYFVCYFRAFGTVNSLSIRSGETLELANRVEILENLIINQQFNTLFDEHQTNVREKTIPRIANLIHEMESRIRALENKVNEQELIITELKKSEEDDEFLRKSLADLELTIIEYSHRFQKLETKVGNQKKAIANHRRNMFEDDEHGTSMDTHSNNSDIVNQELDTSSLKSAKNRTYHFTKGTANTGNNEFRISTPNTRRNGFHTQKHIQKRLLAAVPHTTITPVTSNTIAFYATMSSTSPSISVQYPLRFDVVKTNQGSAYHPTTGVFMVPESGVYVFTWTIRIAADDYHSTELVVNTESVGIVHLNSQQTTSEVTGIVVVHVDSGDDVFVRTYGSYNHGVITSDHAGRSSFAGWKLA; from the exons ATGTTCATCACAGCTGTTTTATATTTCGTTTGTTACTTTCGTGCATTTGGTACTGTGAATTCACTTTCAATTCGATCTGGTGAAACATTAGAGCTAGCGAATAGAGTGGAGATATTGGAGAACCTGATCATAAATCAGCAGTTCAATACCTTGTTTGATGAACACCAGACTAATGTCAGAGAGAAAACTATTCCTCGAATTGCAAATCTTATTCATGAAATGGAAAGTCGAATACGTGCTCTGGAGAATAAAGTTAATGAACAGGAATTAATTATCACCGAACTTAAAAAATCGGAGGAAGACGATGAATTTCTAAGGAAATCCCTTGCGGATTTAGAACTTACAATTATAGAATATAGTCACCGTTTTCAAAAACTGGAAACAAAAGTTGGTAatcagaaaaaagctattgctAACCATAGGCGAAATATGTTTGAGGACGATGAACATGGAACATCTATGGACACTCATTCGAACAATTCGGATATTGTGAATCAGGAACTCGATACTTCTAGTCTTAAAAGTGCGAAAAACAGGACTTATCACTTTACCAAAGGGACTGCTAACACAGGAAACAATGAATTTCGCATCAGCACTCCTAACACAAGAAGGAATGGATTTCACACACAAAAACATATTCAAA AAAGACTGCTTGCTGCTGTTCCACATACCACAATTACACCAGTCACAAGCAATACCATAGCTTTCTATGCCACCATGTCAAGTACTAGTCCATCAATATCCGTACAATATCCTCTGAGGTTTGATGTTGTGAAAACCAATCAAGGAAGTGCATACCATCCAACCACTGGGGTATTTATGGTACCCGAATCTGGAGTATATGTTTTCACTTGGACGATAAGAATTGCTGCTGATGACTATCACTCCACGGAGTTAGTGGTGAACACAGAATCCGTGGGCATTGTTCATCTAAACTCTCAACAAACAACCAGTGAAGTCACAGGAATAGTAGTTGTCCATGTCGATAGTGGAGATGACGTCTTTGTTAGAACTTACGGAAGCTACAACCATGGCGTCATCACGAGTGACCATGCAGGACGATCATCCTTTGCTGGATGGAAACTTGCATAA
- the LOC125674938 gene encoding uncharacterized protein LOC125674938 has protein sequence MNTRKISGRKVFNTTSLIHEMESRMRALENKVNDQELIIAKQKNSKQQNYYLKKTVGDLKLLLIAYDQRFQKLERKVGDQERIIAGLKQKFFKNDGHDTYVDSSTYDLDIVNRELNSSNYTTMIDRNRNSKKETPATGNKDNQNGVQCRLLPIVPSTPDTGNTIAFYATMSKNTPSITLQHPLRFDVVKTNQGNAYHPSTGVFMVPQTGMYVFTWTVRIDGANYHSTELVVNTESMGIVHLNTGGTTAGEVTGIVVVHVDNGDDVFVRTYGNFNGGCVLSDHAGRSSFAGWKLA, from the exons ATGAACACCAGAAAGATATCGGGGAGAAAAGTATTCAATACTACAAGCCTTATTCATGAAATGGAAAGTCGAATGCGTGCTCTCGAGAATAAAGTTAATGATCAGGAATTAATTATCGctaaacaaaaaaattctaaacagCAAAATTATTATCTGAAGAAAACTGTTGgagatttaaaacttttattgATAGCATATGACCAGCGTTTTCAAAAATTGGAAAGAAAAGTTGGCGATCAGGAAAGAATTATTGCTGGCCTTAAGCAGAAGTTTTTTAAGAACGATGGACATGATACATATGTGGACTCTTCTACTTACGATTTGGATATTGTGAATCGTGAACTGAATAGCTCTAATTATACAACAATGATTGACAGGAATAGAAACTCGAAGAAAGAAACTCCAGCCACAGGAAATAAAGACAATCAAAATGGAGTACAAT GCAGACTGCTACCTATCGTTCCATCTACCCCAGACACAGGTAATACCATCGCATTCTACGCCACCATGTCTAAAAACACCCCATCAATAACATTGCAACATCCTCTGAGATTTGATGTTGTGAAGACCAATCAAGGGAACGCCTATCATCCCTCAACCGGTGTTTTCATGGTACCACAAACGGGAATGTATGTTTTCACTTGGACAGTAAGAATAGATGGCGCTAACTATCACTCCACTGAGTTAGTGGTGAACACTGAATCTATGGGCATTGTTCATTTAAATACTGGTGGAACAACAGCCGGTGAAGTCACTGGAATTGTAGTTGTTCATGTCGATAACGGGGACGATGTCTTTGTTAGAACTTATGGAAACTTCAATGGTGGCTGTGTTTTGAGTGACCATGCCGGACGATCATCATTCGCTGGATGGAAATTGGCATGA